The genomic stretch CCCGCCGGGGGCGGGCCCGGGGGTGACCGCGTTCGTCGGAGGCAACACCGCGGCCAACGTCGACCTGGCGGACAAGATCACCAAGCAGCTGCCGCTGGTGATCCTCACCATCATCGGCCTGAGCTTCCTGCTGCTCATGGTCGCATTCCGGTCCCTGCTCATCCCGGTGCAAGCGGCGATCACCAACCTGCTCTCGGCGGGCGCGGCGTTCGGCGTGATGACCGTCTGCTTCCAGTGGGGGTGGGGACTGTCCATCACCGGCCCGGACAGCCCGTACGGCACGGTGCCGATCGCGAGCTACGTCCCCCTGATGATGATCGCCGCACTGTTCGGGCTGTCGATGGACTACGAGGTGTTCTTCGTCAGCCACCTCCAGCACGTGCACGCGGCGGGAGCGCCGGTCACTGAGTCGGTCCGCCGGGGGCTCGCCGCCAGCGCCAAGGTGATCGTCGCCGCCGCCGCCATCATGATGTCGGTGTTCGGCAGCTTCATCCTCAGCAGCGACCCGATCATCAAGCAGTTCGGCGTCGGGCTCTCGGTCGCCGTCTTCCTGGCCGGCCTGATGGTGATCCTTCTCGCTCCAGCCCTGCTCCTGGTCTTCGGCGAGCGGACCTTCTGGGTCCCGGCGTGGCTAGGCAAGGTGATGCCGCACCTCGACCTCGAAGGGCCGCCGCCCTCGGTGCCGGCCCCGCGTCCCCCGGCCGACGAGCAGGACCCGGTCGTCGACGTGGAACCGCCGGCACCGATGAGGGCGCAGTGATGAGTGCATCTCGCAGCACCGGCCGGCTCAGCCGGGGTTTCGTCGTCGCAGTCGTCGCAGTGGTCGCGGTCGTCGCCGTCCCGCTGCTGTCGGCCTGTGGCGCCGACGACGCGTCACCGGTGCCGGCCGCCGCGACCAAGGTCCCGGCCACGCTGTCGCCGACGACCACGCCGTCGCCCTCGGCCTCTCCCGTCGACATCGACCCGTGCTCCCTGGTGACGACCCAGCAGGTGCGCGAGGACCTCGGGGGCGATGTCGACGACCGGCAGACCGACCTGAGCGACCCGGCGGTCCCGACCTGCACCTGGCGGGTCACGGATTCGCAGCTGGGCACCGGGACGCTGCGGGTGGCGGTCACCGACACCGGCGGCACGGCCACGACGTTCCGCACCGTCGCCGCCGCCTACCCCTCGGCGACACCGATCACCGGCGTGGGTGACCAAGCCTACGACGTGTCGCCGATCGGGCAGGTGCTGGTCTTCCGGAAGGGCACCACCCTGACGGTGGCGGCCTCAGGCTTCACCAAGGACGGCGCCGACCCCGACCGGACAACGACGTCGTCGGTGCTCGCAGCAGTCGCGACCCGTGCGGCCGACGTGC from Actinomycetes bacterium encodes the following:
- a CDS encoding MMPL family transporter, yielding ELTRAGGNEVATDPRLTRLQDALASVVGVQLVGPPNVSKSGTAATFTVIPTTRPADAATAALVVQLRDETIPPGAGPGVTAFVGGNTAANVDLADKITKQLPLVILTIIGLSFLLLMVAFRSLLIPVQAAITNLLSAGAAFGVMTVCFQWGWGLSITGPDSPYGTVPIASYVPLMMIAALFGLSMDYEVFFVSHLQHVHAAGAPVTESVRRGLAASAKVIVAAAAIMMSVFGSFILSSDPIIKQFGVGLSVAVFLAGLMVILLAPALLLVFGERTFWVPAWLGKVMPHLDLEGPPPSVPAPRPPADEQDPVVDVEPPAPMRAQ
- a CDS encoding DUF3558 family protein, coding for MSASRSTGRLSRGFVVAVVAVVAVVAVPLLSACGADDASPVPAAATKVPATLSPTTTPSPSASPVDIDPCSLVTTQQVREDLGGDVDDRQTDLSDPAVPTCTWRVTDSQLGTGTLRVAVTDTGGTATTFRTVAAAYPSATPITGVGDQAYDVSPIGQVLVFRKGTTLTVAASGFTKDGADPDRTTTSSVLAAVATRAADVL